TACCGGTGGCTAGTTAACACCTCGTTAAACGCTGGCTGTTGCTTTGCTGGATGGAGCTGTAAAAATTCCCACTGTCTCTGCTGGGATGACAGCCTTTCGGCCACCACGTTATAAATCTCATGATTAACGCTAAGTTTTCACCCTGCTTATATGCGGCCGCATGAGGTGGAGTCCTACCTGTTGCCCAACAGATACTTCCCAGCCGGCTTCCCCTCTAGGTTCACACCTCATGGTTTcgcagctgccttttttttttttaatctttacaaTTTCAGGTAGCGTTGCTTCAATAGTAAGCGAAGGAGGGGAATCGGGAAAAATAACTggctcttcaggaaaaagaaaccccagaCGTATTCCTCTCTTTATGAAGAGCTTGCCTGGCTGCTATTTGACTTTAACCTACTTCGTATAATTTAACCTGGGCTATTAGCAACAGTCAGAGCGAAACCTTGTTTCGGCAGAGTTGGGTTTTCTCAGTGTGCCACAGAAACTCCCCAAAAGCGCCACGAGAGCCAATGGATGTGTGCGCGCGGTGCCGCCTGCTCTGCTGGCTTTCCCCTGGCCCGAGTGGCTAGTGGCGAGCACGTCCGCTCCCCCGCGAATAATTAAACTAATAGCGAAGTATTTGCATCTTCCAGACATTAAGCCTTCCCTCTGAGGAACGCTCTTCCCAAGAGCTGAATCATCAGTGTCTCCCTTAGTCAAGTTAGGTCATGGTGTTGGTGCAATATTTTTGGTGTTAGGAGCGGGAATGAGGAGATTAACCCCTAATGACTCTCTGACGTTAATTAACAAGCCAGGGAGACCAACGGGAGGAGATTAGTGCCATTGTTTCAGTCTCTGCTGAATCAGCGCAATGTGCCTTggtttatctcctttttttttccaccgcTGTCTGGTTTTCAGGGACCCACAGCAGCTGGAAGCGTGATTAGCGAAGGCACCACACGGGTACGACTTTGTCACACCAGGGAGGGCCTCCCGTCTCCATCCAGGATATTAGCTGAGTGCAGGAGCAAACACACATGCGGCCCCACGGAGAGGTGCTCGTAGCCTAAGCGCGTGTGCTTGCGGACGTGGCTGGACAAGGGTCCCTGCCTCTGGAAGGTATCCTGCGCACGGGCTTTTTTTTAAGCCCTGAAGCCAAGCTGTCCAACGTCTGTGGCAGTCCCAAACCGTGCACGTTAAGTCACCCACCTGATTGCAAGGGAAGCGTGAAGGTTTCACCCAGCCCGAATCTCCCAAAtgctttcacttttcattttgaatatttcCCAAGTATTTTTTAACGCAACAATAAGCCATCcttccttattttgttttctgttaatctTTGTCATGTCAATGCCTACTCACCCTGTCCTCTTCCATTCCTTAGTTCACCACGGGCACCTGTAACGATGCTACGGTGCATAGCTGCGAGCTGTGTGGCAAAGGCTTTCGCTTGCAGCGGATGCTCAACCGTCACATCAAGTGTCACAGCCAGGTGAAGAGACACTTGTGCACCTTCTGCGGAAAAGGCTTCAACGACACCTTTGATCTGAAAAGACACGTCCGGACCCATACCGGTGAGAACACGTTCCCCGGGGGCTTGCGGGCAGCTCTGGGTagtgggaggtgggagaaggggtGAGATGGGACAAGGATGGGGGGTGAGGGTAACCTGGCAAGACAATACTACAaaatccaggtaaacaacatTTGCAAAAAATAGTGGGGATGtggtggaggaaagggaaaaatgcGAGTGGACAGATAAAAGCCCTGGGACTAACGAAATCTGAGGAGAACTAATGAAATCCGTGTGAAGCAGTTTGGGTGCATGAGCTGCCATCCAGGTCCAGTGTAGATGTGGCCGCGTGCTGCTGTGCCTGGCTCAGCGAGACCAGGATAACCCACCCGGGGTAACCCACCCGGGAAAATTCACTGCACGTTAATGCAAGTCTGGCATGTACCGGTGAGCACGGGCGGGCGGTGGATGAAAATGCTTTGCCCTCTAGAGGCAATGAGCAgcagtttcttggtttttttgcgAACCTTCCCTGCTGGCCGTCCCACGGGATGGGGTTATGGCTTGATTTTGGCACCGCCTGGAGAAACGAGTGTGGTTCGTGCTGTGCATCCAGCTTCTTTAAGAAAACTAGGCAACACATCTGACTTCTGCTAAGCCTGCGTGCTGCATCCCCGCCTGCTTCAGGCTACCAGCTCCCCCAATCCCCTTTCAGAGCCGTTTCCTTCTGCCCGTCCAGCCATCCAGATCAGTTTGGCCACCAGCCTAAACCAACTCTTGCCATGCAGGTCACAGCATGGTTGAAAATCAGGGGCAGTGGGTTGAAAATCTCCCGACCAGCGGTTCCTGCTCTGGATTGAGGGGGGGTAAAAAAGTTGCCTTTAACCTGGGCTAGTTCCCTCTTCCCTGCTTGCATCTACACCAGATGTACAGGCATAACCGAGGATACTGTGATTTAAGCCCACGAtgacactggaagaaagaaaaatcgtccctttcccttctctgctcACTCTTGCTGCCCAATCACTCCCCTGGGCTGGAGGGATGCACTTTCCGTGGCCGCTCTGCAGCGGGGTCAGTTCCTGAGCCCACCCCAAACACCAGTAGTTGTGTTTCTTTGAATCGGATCGGTTGCTTGAAATCCAGCTTACTGGTCACAGAAGTGCTTATCCTAACCTGGAGCAGGGAGAAGGCcacctttttgtttctttttcttctttttcttagtgGAAGTGATGGCTTAAATTCCTATCAACCCCATCCTCACCAAGCAAGATGCCTTCTGGCAGGCCAAGCTGGCTGTGCTCAGGAGGCTTTGAATTTGCGCTGTAGGACACCCGGAAGATGCATCCACCGCATCTCCCAGGCACGTTCCAGCTTTCCACATTTGCGTTACCTATGGGTCCTGGTGATTATTTGGGCTCGCTCTGCAATGTCCCTTTTTTGGCTTAGGCACCATTAACCAGAGGTGATGCAAGTATGTTGGTGGGCAGGAGTTGTTTCTCAGCAATAGAGCTCACAAAAACAGTGCTGCCCATTTCGATGGGAAAGCATTGGCTGGAGCCAATGTTTTGgactgttttggtttgtttgcaaGGTTTTCATGTGGAAAGGAAAGCTGCTGGCTGTGAGCAGGGAGCTGCCGCTGGTGTATGGCTGAAGTGTGGAGTCGGTGCTTCTGAAAGAAGTGATTTTTCAACCTGTCCCCTCATCCTTTGAGATTCAGAAATTAAATCCAAGAGGGTCTTTGTTCAGAAgctaaaaatatgtatatgttgTGGCAGGTAGGGTTGAACTGACTATGCAGGAGTGGAGCCAATTTTGCGAAACtctggaagggaggaaggatCTTTGTACTGGACAGGAGTGAAAAACCAGTCCTGAAAATGTGAATCTGATGGTTAGATTGTCCCCAAATTTACTAGAAGAAATCTGGCGTTACTATTTCTCCTCTCCAGTGTACAGCCAGGATGAACACTCACATACATTGTATTTGCCTGGTGCCTTGGCTCATGGAGGGGGATGAAGGCTGGCTGCAGCAGCGGTAACTGATAGTGTTTTGGCATGTATCTTTTCTAGGCTGAAATATGGCATCTCTGAAAGCAGTGGCCTTTTTTATGTCAAAGTTGATTGCTGTTAGGAAAGCTGGGCTATATTTGAATGTTAAAAAGTAGACAAATAAGCTGGAAGTGGtagtgttggcttttttttgtagCTACGGGTATTCATCTACATGTGCTTCACTGAATTTCGGTGTTCCAGTGGAAATTGTCGTGCAGTGTTTGTAACCAGACTGTGCAACAGTAGGGTAGTGTCAGACAGAGTGAAAGCCAAACATCCCAGTCTAGCTTCATGGCATAAGCAGacttaaacattaaaaagtaACTAATATACACAGTaatatcaaattttaaaatgattCCTAAGTAATGAAGAGGTTCACACAGCCTCTTGCGCTCGCACTGGTGCCTGTGGAGCACTGTTGGCATCAGAAACCAAGGATGGGTGAAGGTTTAAATTGTCTTCAGATGAGCACGAAATGGCACCCAAAATAATGTttgtaaaatatacatttttgtgTGTAAATTCTAATGAAGATTTGGAGTTTCTTTCCAATTGCAGTTTAATGTAACTGAAGCAGTTTCACAGCAGTAGGTGTTAGGAAACTTTAGTCTTGATAGTTTAAGCCAGTGCACTGGGATAACCTCTTTTTACAAGACTTGCAAAAATGCAGTCGAGATGCTGCTTATTGGAACTTCTGACCTGTTTGGATTTCTGGTAGAAAGATCAGCGGCTGAGAGGTGAACTTAACACAATCCGATTAAAAGCTACAACTGTCTGTGTGAACGTGTGTGCTTTGCCCTTTTTTGCCTGGCTGTTGCTCACCATCGGTCCAATCTTCCACACACTTGCGTTTTACCTTTCACTGGGAAAAGAGAGATGTTTAGGTAACTCCTTGCATCAGTTTTAAGGCTGGTCCTTGCTTGAAAACTTACTGAGCTAGTCTAGTAAGTAAAATCAcaactttttttagtttttttcaagTGTCGATAAACCCTCAGCTATTTGTCATTCAAGTACTGGGAGGTTGTTGTTCTTAAATCAGTGCTGATTGGTGGTAAAAGGGATACTCTTTACGGCTCAGTATTTTTATAATGTTGGTTGTCTGTACTGAACGAAACTGCTTGGGCATTCAAATCACAAgccagccccttctccctcctctggaGAGACACATACCTATTTCTTTCATCTTAATACACTTCTTTTCTAGAACTTGAGCTTGTAATCTCAATCATCACATCTATAGTCTACGAAAACACTCTCACTCATTTGAAGTACTGTGATTGCTGTGTGTTCACGTTGGGCTGCCGTTCACTGAAGCCTCATTAAGCTTTGCtcactaaaagagaaaaattaacatCTTACCGAGATACAAGATTTCATTCGTTATAAAAGCCAAAATGAAAGGTTAGCTGAAACCGATAGTTTTACCTAATCACAGGACTTCAGAAAATCGGGACCGTAAAGGAGTAAGTTTTGCAAGAGTGGGTAACGGCTTCTTCTTTAGGAGCAAAGCGCCGAGGGGCACCTGTTATCCTCAGTATCTGCCTACCTCTTCTCAAAACATTTCTAGGTTTTCTATTCCTAAATACATCAACCCATTCCTGAAAATTTTAGCCTGAAAGTAAGATGTTTTATTTAGGCAGTTAGTTCCTTGGGCTAGTAGCTCCCTGCCGCGAGGTATTTGCTCAATAGGTGATAGGCCAGAGCCTTGCTCTTAGCCGGTTCCTTAGTTGGCTGCAAGGAACGCAAATCAGAATAGCAATTGCTGTCTTTTAATGTTGCAGGAATTCGTCCTTACAAATGTGAGGTTTGCAACAAAGCCTTCACCCAGCGCTGTTCCCTGGAGTCCCACCTTAAGAAGATTCACGGTGTGCAGCAGCAATACGCCTACAAACAGAGGCGAGATAAACTTTATGTGTGCGAAGACTGCGGCTACACGGGCCCCACGCAGGAGGACCTGTACCTGCACGTTAGTAACATTCACCCCGGAAGCGCTTTCCTGAAAAAAACGTCAAAAAAACTTGCAGcagttttgcaaaacaaactgaGCCCTGTCCTGCAGAGGAACTCCAAAGATGACGACAAAGATGAGTAACACGGTGGATTACAGTGGTCTAAAGGAATGAAGTTTACATGTaggactatatatatatatattatttttttaaaaacaattttgaaagaaatcccTGAAATGAAAGGGATGCTTTTGTTAAGGGGACTCTCTTGATATTGGTAAAACCTCAACTTGAAAGAAATATTCCCGTATACGATGCAAACATCAGACTTCTTtatctggccaaaaaaaaaaaaaattgaaagcttgGAAGAGGCTGTCACCTCTTGGATGGAGTATTTACTGAACTGACATTCAGGCaacctgttttctgtttcagcctACCACACATCCAAGTGGCCACTGACAAATAAGTTCACCTTTCCCCAGTGTATTTTGTAAAGATAATAACCATTACCTCCCATACAAATTACTTTTGAGAGGTTTGGGTGAGAAGTGCCGTGTAAGAGCAGCTACTACTACATTTTTCTatgcaaaatgaattaaaatggtCTTGAGAACAGGAGTGCACTGTATCGGTAAATAAGATAAAATGTGCAAataaccttaactctgccccctGTGCAGTACACTAACAATTTATGGAAGCATGATCCGAGGTGagctgaaactttttttaaaggatgcaGAACTTTTTTCTCCCAAACTTTCTCTATTAGCAAATGGCAATTTTCCAGGGCAGACTTACGGTCGTGTTTTAGGTATTTTAAGCTGTGAACTTACTTTTATCATGTTTAGATTTAAGTGTAACCTTAACTCGGATGTTCCTGGACTTGTCATGCTCACTTTGGGGTTTATTACCACATCCTTTTAACATACATCAATATCAACCcagaaacccaaagaaaacactTTAATGACTTGAAGATATGTATTTTCTGTCATGATGAAATGcaattttgtgtgtattttatggtgtgtgtgtgtgtgtgtgtgtttgttggggggatttttttctttttaatgatcaAGTACCTGTTCACTAATACAACAGAGCAGTGCAATGCAGTGAAGAGGGAGACTTATGCTGTCTCTGCCTCATGAGATCAATGCAAAACTGGAGGCACGAATCTGGCCTCTCATCTGTAACCACTGTCAGTTTAGAAGGCTCCTAGTGAGACTGATGCTACAAGGGAAGGAGGTGGCAAGGATGATGAGGAACTGGTACTATGACTCTGTGCTTTTGGACTTCCCCTATAGTCCTACTTCAGCTCCTTTTGACCCAGTACAACCAAGAGGGTAGACTAGGAACTATCGAGTGTGAATttagggatttaaaaaaaaaggggagagggatgCCCATAACTGATGGCGCTGAAACCGCCTCACACTTTAAGACTCTTCAGAAGCTGCTGCAGCCTTTACTGGGCACTTAGGTGTCTATATTAGGAGCGACAGGGTGGGGTGGTAACTTCCTCAGCAACCACAAGGTACTCTGGTCCAAGTGCATGTTATTCATCTGTCTCAACTTCATGGACACAGCTGCTAAACAGGTTTTACGTCAACTTAAATGCATAACAATTAATAGATTTCATTTGTAAATTCCAAAAATCTATTTTGTGCTCAAAATAAAGCTGTACATTTGGGGAGGATACGCTGTATTCTATATACGTTGAAACAACAGCTGAAAAGTAACCCACCTAAAATGTAGAATCATAGCCAGGACCTACTAAAATGATAGATTCTGAGCATCTCTGCAAGAATCGTAAAAATCTTCTCAATTTGCCCCAGTTTTGTACAGGCATCTGCTTGGGTGTTTGTGGGGAAAAGCTTCTAGGGGTTTTAAAGCATTTCTAATGATATTAATACTTTATTCAGCACAACTGTCGGTGCTTGGGACCTTGAAAACGAGGTTAATAAAGTGATGCTACTGTGTAAAGAACAAACTTGTCATCCTATGTAATGGGAAAGTTCGTAGAATACTTTAATGGAAgtccatggggaaaaaagcatctgaGATAAATTAGCAGATCCTTACTTTGGAAAAAGAGCTAAAGCCTATGCACTGATCCCCAGTTCTTCTGAGATCATGCCATTATCACCAAATAGTATAAATGGAAGGTTGCTTACTTTGATCGAAGCTCGCATGCTTGCAAATACATTGACAAAATTGCCTGGCTAAGAAAAGTGTTAACAGCTGGTTCAGCTAATTGTGCTGGCAACACTCCCCTGTAGCCCGCTCAGTGAGGGCTCAGTCATGAAACAAAATGTTGAGTTGAGCGCCTAGGTGGGACTGTTGAGTAGAGCCCATCTGAGCAAAGTAACTAGCGTTCACCTAACTGCAAAGGATTTGTGTGCTTAGCTCTGCTGAAACCTCAGCCCCTACACTGGAGCAGCGGAGTTGCAGCTGAAACTCTCCCTGTCTAGCTGGAGACAcattttgtgtgtctgtgcaggtttttttttccccctcctgtagCACACATGGCTTTTGATTTCCCTCCAATATTGCTGCCAAAGCATGTCCCTGCTGAAAGAACTACAGACACATTAAGGTGGTTCATCTACGTGATCTCAATCAAAGAAAGCGTTCACTgcaacagagaaaagcagcaggtaATAGTACtcagaagaaaaactgctttggACGGAGAGCAAAGCTCTGACAAACTGGATGCTATAGCTGGAGTCACTGCCCTGATTGTCTGGCTGGTTTTTCTGCAGAGGACAGATACACCCTGTAGCAGATGCCTTGGGCATGTCTATTTAACAGTCTGGCAAGTTAGTTTAAAGTGATCACAAAGTGGGTTTGCATGACATTGGCAATGGCCATCTGCCAGTTCTGTTACGGGACAAAACTGGCACTAGCTTGTGCCTGTACAGAAATATTCCAGAGCTCACACAGGGATGCCGGAGGCAGCCAGACTTTCAGAAGTCCTAGACACCAGTAACTTCCACCACTACTGTCTTTGAAGGCTGCCTGCCTTCTCCTGGCTCTCTGATGGTACAGACTCATCCGAGACTTAAAGATAGGTTTACAAACTAACATTGCTAGTGAAGCTGGCAGCCTTCTCAGACACAAGGCTTTTGTTAAACAAATGAACTCAGGTGAAGCGAACAGGTGCCCACACCGCCCAGGCTCCAGACTTGTCCTTATTTACTGGGAGGCAGGATGACATTGAAATCTTACATGGTTCAGAGACATCTAATGGCTGTATGATGCACTGATGAAGAAGGCAATTGCACCCAAACATTGCCCAACTGTTCTGCACTCTCTCGATTTATCCAATCCCAATCAACACAGGGAATTCGGCACGTTTTATCACctcctgcttctgcccagggcaTCTTACGTCTTGCTTATGCCCACCCTCTTTGTATCCACGGAGCTATCTTTCACAGAAAATTGACCGTGTTCAGTAACGTTGAACCACCCACTTGCTAAAATTCTGTGATGTGGGAAAATACTTGTAAAACAGGTAGAACTTCTGAGCGCTCACGCAGCGTCGTTGTAGTTAGTCATCTCTAAACCCAGTTTCTCAGTCTTTATGTTTGTCTTTTTAGATAGAAATCTAATTAAGCACAGAGTAATCATACCATCACCAGACTAGGTTTGAATAAGCAAGTACCACTATAACTAAGTTTCACTGCACAGGTTTCCACAGTTCAGTACTCTGAAGGAGCAGTGATTAAGCACTATAGAGGTTTAAGTTTCCTCAGCAGCAAGCGGGCCCATTGGTGTTTTTAGGTATGGTTCTGGCTGATTTTCTTGAAGCTTATGGGTTGgttgtgtttttatttgtaatCTGCAGTGTTATTATGAAAACTCATACATACAGTTCAGAGAAAACAcagagaatgaggaaaaaagctttccagGTGTGCAACACACAAAGCAGTATCGCCTGACATCATCAAGGCTTATTCATAAAATCAAGCCTATAGACAGAGAAACAAGCTTCAAAAATAACTATTCTGTTTTAGAACATCTATTCACAaacttatttggaaaaaaaaaacacccaccccccaaaaaaaacccaaaacccgaGTCAGCAGCTCTTGATCCCTCAGAAGGCCAGGCTTCAAAGTCACAAGCCTGCTTTTATAAAGAAACTTACTCGCATTGGCAAACGCTATAACTTGACATGGAGATTGTTCCACGTGGGTAGGGCTCCTTGTCCGCTCAGACCCACACCAAAGTCAGGAGAGCTCAAGACAGTTGCAGACTTGGCCCGCACAGAGCCTCACAACCTAAGGCACGGAGCCCGCTTACACTCTCACAGTTCTTTTATGTGGGCTGCGCAGCCTGTTAAGAAGGAGCCACTAGAAGTAGTCAAACTTCCTACCTTTCAGAACACTTGCTGGAAATTTCTAAGTGCATCGGTTACAATTCTGCTCCTCTTTTGCTAAGCCACTTCTTTTAAATGACCACTTTGCcttagtattttaaataaatgcttatgAGAACTCTGGTTATAATTCTTAGCGCAGTTTTTCCAGTTGTTGCTGTAAGAAAAGCCACAAATAGTAACAAGGCTGTTAATAGATACCTTTGAGATGAGCAAGAACTAAGCTGACTGAAACCCAGTCTACTAAATTCATTTGTTTATCGTTTGCATTTCTCTCAGCTCAGACAATGTAGATGTCATTTTGCTTTAGTTCACCAACTTCATTTTCAAAGTCTCAGTTCTGCAAcagtttttttctcaaaaacGACAAAAGAAGGATATTTGATTGAACAGTTTTACTTGATAATAGAAACTTTCCTATCAACCTCAGGTTGTATAAACTCTATGGGGAAAAACAGATTAAGTCGGCTTTGTCGTGCCAGGTCCACGTAAGTCACCTACAATGTAATCAAATACACATTCCCCActccaatttttctttgtttttttttgagggggaaaaaacccttgaTATTAAGAAATAGCCAAAGTTACTCAAAAAAGAATACGTATTCAAATGGAAGATTTAAACAAAAGATTCTTGCTTTGGCTCTGTGCTCAGACCACTTGCCTCTGCATAGCTTAGTTTGGGTCAGTTTCTGTCCATGTACTCTTCAAGGCGCAAAAGCCACTTATTCCAGTACTGCAAGCACAGATTGGGATCCATGAAATGCGGATGCGCAGGGGAGCCATTCTTATAGGCAACCACAATGAGTCCACAGCTAACCTACAGTTAAAAACAGAAGGCTGTCAGAAATTCAATGTTAATATGCAACTTCGATCAGCAATTCTGAATGCTAAACCTCATTGCAAAACATCATCCTTAACAGGTAAGTACCTTAGATaagaaatagagaacaaaaaGAGCAATAATTTACCATAAAATACTTGAAGACTAACATTTAAACGCTGAGAGTTCAAAGCTCGGACTGACTTTGGTGAAAACTGGAGGATTCAAACTCTATCAGAGTGACAGGGTCTATTTAAACCTTGCAGATGCTGGTAAAATTCCCAGTGACTGATGAGGTTTTGCCTGGGGTCACATAACCAGACTGATGCCATTCTCCAGCACCAATCTGAATGGAAATGGTTACTTAGGTGTGTTCCAACATCTTTCATACTTGACAAACAGCTCTAATCCAAACCCAC
The genomic region above belongs to Calonectris borealis chromosome 3, bCalBor7.hap1.2, whole genome shotgun sequence and contains:
- the OVOL2 gene encoding transcription factor Ovo-like 2 — protein: MPRAFLVKRRSPQPAVRSWDGLPDEERADTYIPGGIGCVLLGYEDSCSLESSGSSGTRDAEPSDPPTPQPAPGDLGTAGGMLLDLAVKRPVVRSKIKFTTGTCNDATVHSCELCGKGFRLQRMLNRHIKCHSQVKRHLCTFCGKGFNDTFDLKRHVRTHTGIRPYKCEVCNKAFTQRCSLESHLKKIHGVQQQYAYKQRRDKLYVCEDCGYTGPTQEDLYLHVSNIHPGSAFLKKTSKKLAAVLQNKLSPVLQRNSKDDDKDE